The DNA segment AATAGAGTATGAAGGACCTATTTATATAAGATTGTTTAGAAAAGTCTCACCTATAGTATTTGATGAAAATTATGAATTTAATTTATTTAAAGCAGATTATATAAGAAAGGGCAATGATGTCACATTATTTGCTTCAGGAATTATGGTAGCAGAAGCATTAGAAGCGGCAGATAAGCTTAAAAAGGAAAATATAGAGGCAGAAGTTATTAACATACACACAATTAAGCCAATAGATAGAGAAACAATAATTGAATCCTCAAAGAAAACTGGTGCTGTGGTAACTTGTGAAAACCATAATGTAGTAGGTGGATTAAAAAGTGCTGTGGCAGAGGTTTTAGCTGAGGAATGTCCAGTTCCATTAAAGGCAGTGGGTGTTCAAGATCATTTTGGAGAAGTGGGAAGTTTAGATTTTTTAAAGGAAAAATATCATATGACATCAGAGGATATAATTAAAGCTGCAAAGGAAGTTATAAGTAAAAAACTTATAAGAACTATTTAATTTAAAGAAATTTATGCCAGGGGGCTGTATATAATGTATTTCTATTTATTATATGCAGTTCCTTCTTTATTTTTTAAGATTTAGAATGTTTAAGTATGATAATATAGTTAGTAAAGTATGTTTAGTTATAATAATGAAAGGAATTATAGTTATGATAGATATAAAATTAAAAACTTTTATAACTGTATCACAAACTAAAAATTTTACTAAGGCTGCAAATATTCTAAATATGACCCAACCAGCTATTTCTCAACATATTAAATTTCTTGAACAATATTATAAGGTGAAATTATTTAGAAAGAGTAAAAATAAAATAGAGCTCACGTCTCAAGGGGAATTTCTTTATCAAAATGCCTTAGAACTAGATAGACTTAGTAAATTTATAGAAAACTCTTTAGAAAACAGTACATCTTTTATTAAAAAATATAGATTAGGGGCAAGTCTCACTATAGGAGGTTTTACTATACCTAATTTAATAAGTACATACATGAATAAGAATCCCAATATAGATATAATATTGACTATAGATAATACAGAAAATATAGTAAATAAGCTTTTAGATGGAAATATAGATTTGGGAGCAGTAGAAGGACCTTTTGATAAAACTAAGGTTAAGTACACTACTTTTAAAAAGGATGAACTTATATTAGTTGCATCGCCAAAGCATCCCTTCGCTGGCAGAGGGGAAGTTAATGTGGAAGAGGTTTTAAGAGACAAACTTATTTTAAGAGAAAAAGGCTCTGGAACTAGAGAGGTATTTGAAAAATATTTAATAAAATCCGGTCACATGCTTACAGATGAACATATTCATATGGAAATATCTAATATAAGTGCTACGGTGTCTTTAGTGTGTGAGAATCTAGGCTGTACAGTTATATCTAAGGAAGCAGTTAAAGAGCAATTAAAAAAGGGTACATTAATAAGGGTACCCATAAAGGGATTTAACATGAAAAGAGAATTTAATTTTATATATAAAGGTAATAAAGAGCCAGAGTTTTCAAAAGACTTTATGAGTTTTTGTAAAGAAGCAACTTCTAATGATTAAATTAGCGTTGTTATAGATAAATTTAAAAAGTTTTTTTAGTTTTGGGTAATGTTTTTGTTATAAAATCTCATTATATCCCCATAATAAATCCTTATTGGATTTATTATATATGTAGTAGTATGCTATAACTGTAGTTAGGATTTTATTTAACCAAGAAATTTCTATTTCAGCGAAACTAAGTGAATGAAAAGTTTACTTTGTAATAAGTGAAAATATAATAGCTATTAAAGATGAGGTAGTTATTAAAAATAAAATGGCTACCGAAGGTAGAGTAGTTGTTACAGATAAAATAATTATTAAATATAGCATAGTTTAGTGCAAAACTAAAAATTAAATATGGGGGAATTAGATATGAGAAATATAACAGCTGAAGAAAAGAAAAAATTAAAAGGACAAGGATTTTTACCTCAAAGACAAGATGGTTATTTTGCTTGTAGAGTTATAACGAAGAATGGATGTAATACAGCTGAAGAGATGAAAAAAATTAGTGAAATTGCTGAGAAATATGGAAGGGGATATGTAAGTTACACCACAAGACTTACAGTAGAAATCCCATGGATAGAGTATGAAAATATAGAAAAGGTAAAAGAAGAATTAAAAGAATTAGGATTATATAGTGGTGGTACTGGGGATAAGATAAGACCAGTAACCGCTTGCAAGGGAACAGTTTGTGTCTATGGCTTAGCAGATACTCAAGCTTTAGCAGAGGAAATACACAATACTTTTTATGAAGGATGGAGAGGCATTTCTCTTCCTCATAAATTTAAAATAGGTATTGGAGGATGTCCCAACAACTGTATTAAGCCAGATTTAAATGATTTTGGCATAGTAGGCCAGAGAAAGATCAGAATAGAAGAAGATAAGTGCAAAGCATGTAACAATTGTGGAATGGAGAAAGCTTGTGTTCATGGAGCTATAAATAAAAAAGAAGGGCAAAAGCCAACAATAGATAGGGAGAAATGTGTTAATTGTGGCAAATGCTTAGAGGCATGCTATTTTGATGCTACAGCAGTTGAAAAGGAAGGATTTAAAGTATATCTAGGTGGTAAATGGGGCAAAAAAACGAGACCAGGACAGGCCATACAAGGAATTTTCTCAAAGGAAGAGGTTATGGACATACTAGAGAAATCTATACTTTTCTATAAGGAAAATGGAAATACAAAAGAAAGATTTGGAGATATGATTGATACAATAGGAAAATCAAAGATAGAAGGAGAGCTTGGTTTTAAATTATTATAAAATCCAGTAAAAATTATATTTTTTTAATATAAATAAAAAGAGGTTTTGGGAACTATTCAAAACCCCTTTTTATTTGCATTAAATTTTACCAAGGTGAAAAAGTAGCAGTATCTACTAGCCAATTTGTTCCATCAAAAACTAAAGTAGCTTTTTCAGTTTTAAAGTCAATTTCATCATAGTATCCTTGGAAAGTTACATATAGTTTATTACCTTCATATTTTGTTGATGTTATTTTAGCATTTTTCATATTAAAAATTTGACCAAATTGTCCTACCGACATATAATATTGCCCATCAATTTTTTTGTTAAAAACATAATTTGTTAATCTTTCAATATAATCATTAGTAAAGTATTTATTTAAATTAAGATTTTTATTTAAATAAGCAACAAGCAATTCATGAGATGTTATGCTTTTAGGCATTTTCATATAAGTATAATTATTAAATTCTTGGAATGGTGGATGATTTATATAGAAGCTCTCCAAATTCCTCATGCTCTTGTATGAATTAGATAATAAATTTATAATTTCCTTCTTTAAATGAGCAAATTTCATAACAAATTATGGAATAAAAATAGACATTCATAATATCCTAGTGTATTATATTTCTGTCAGAAAACATAAACAAAGGATGAATATAAATGTCTACAGAAAATAATATACCATATAATAAAGAGATTAACAATTTCATAATTAAACTTGGATTATCATTATATTTAACACTGCCTCAATTAAAACATGTTTGTGAATTTATCTTTGCAGCCGTAGGTCGTGGGTATG comes from the Haloimpatiens massiliensis genome and includes:
- a CDS encoding transketolase family protein — encoded protein: MLENKEMRKVLCEELEKLMTEDERIVVIDADLAKPNGTMPLRSKFPDRAFDVGIAEQNMASMAAGMASYGCIPFIASFTPFTSRRICDQIAVSICYAKQNVKILGTAPGIAAQLNGGTHMSMEDIGVLRSIPDMVIFEPVDIVQLKKALPKVIEYEGPIYIRLFRKVSPIVFDENYEFNLFKADYIRKGNDVTLFASGIMVAEALEAADKLKKENIEAEVINIHTIKPIDRETIIESSKKTGAVVTCENHNVVGGLKSAVAEVLAEECPVPLKAVGVQDHFGEVGSLDFLKEKYHMTSEDIIKAAKEVISKKLIRTI
- a CDS encoding LysR family transcriptional regulator; translated protein: MFKYDNIVSKVCLVIIMKGIIVMIDIKLKTFITVSQTKNFTKAANILNMTQPAISQHIKFLEQYYKVKLFRKSKNKIELTSQGEFLYQNALELDRLSKFIENSLENSTSFIKKYRLGASLTIGGFTIPNLISTYMNKNPNIDIILTIDNTENIVNKLLDGNIDLGAVEGPFDKTKVKYTTFKKDELILVASPKHPFAGRGEVNVEEVLRDKLILREKGSGTREVFEKYLIKSGHMLTDEHIHMEISNISATVSLVCENLGCTVISKEAVKEQLKKGTLIRVPIKGFNMKREFNFIYKGNKEPEFSKDFMSFCKEATSND
- a CDS encoding 4Fe-4S binding protein; its protein translation is MRNITAEEKKKLKGQGFLPQRQDGYFACRVITKNGCNTAEEMKKISEIAEKYGRGYVSYTTRLTVEIPWIEYENIEKVKEELKELGLYSGGTGDKIRPVTACKGTVCVYGLADTQALAEEIHNTFYEGWRGISLPHKFKIGIGGCPNNCIKPDLNDFGIVGQRKIRIEEDKCKACNNCGMEKACVHGAINKKEGQKPTIDREKCVNCGKCLEACYFDATAVEKEGFKVYLGGKWGKKTRPGQAIQGIFSKEEVMDILEKSILFYKENGNTKERFGDMIDTIGKSKIEGELGFKLL
- a CDS encoding DL-endopeptidase inhibitor IseA family protein, with protein sequence MKFAHLKKEIINLLSNSYKSMRNLESFYINHPPFQEFNNYTYMKMPKSITSHELLVAYLNKNLNLNKYFTNDYIERLTNYVFNKKIDGQYYMSVGQFGQIFNMKNAKITSTKYEGNKLYVTFQGYYDEIDFKTEKATLVFDGTNWLVDTATFSPW